The following is a genomic window from Petrotoga sp. 9PWA.NaAc.5.4.
AGATAAGTTAGATGAAACTAATCTTAAAATAGCAATTGATGTTGCACATGGAGCTGCTGGAGCTATAATCGATAGTATATTTGGAGCTCTTTCGTTAAATTACCATGTGTATAACAATGAACCTAATGGGTTTAATATTAATGATAATTGTGGATCAACTTCTCCAGATTTTTTATCCAAAAAGGTAAAAGAAAAAGGATATGATTTGGGAATTTTATTTGATGGAGACGCTGATAGATGCCTTTTCATTGATAGGTATGGCAACGTAGTAGATGGTGATCATTTAATGGCTATAAATGCTTTGAAATTAAGAAAACAAGGCAGATTAAAGAAAAATCTAATAGTAACAACTGTTATGAGTAATCTTGGTTTAGAAGAGTATTTAAACAAGAATGGAATAATTCTTTTAAGAACAGATGTTGGAGACAAATATGTTTTAGAAAGATTACTAAAAGAAGAGGCAATCTTAGGTGGAGAACAATCAGGTCATGTTATTTTTCTTGATAGGTCTACAACAGGAGATGGTATAATTACAGCTTTAGAAACTCTTGAAACTATAAAGTTTTTTTCAAAATCTTTAGAAGAGTTAACATCAGTAGTTCCTAAATATCCACAATATTTAAAAAACATAACTGTGAAGGATAAGTTTAAAGTTATAAACGATAAAAGGTTAGAAGGTTTAAAAAAGAAATATGAAGGAATAGAGAATTTCAGAATTGTGGTTAGGACGTCAGGTACGGAGCACAAGGTAAGAATAATGAGTGAGGGAATTAGTAAAGAGTTGGTTGATGAATGCATAACTGAGTTTAGTAACCTCATTGAAAATATTGATAATGAGTGAGTAAGATTTTTATAAAATAAAAAAGAGGGCTTATTACCCTCTTTTTTATTTTTAAAAATTATAAACATATATTTCAAAAAAATTTCAAGTGTTACTTTTTCAAATACATTATTCTAATATTAATTAACTAATTTTTCTTTTAAGATATTTAGTATCTTGCAACCAACAAAGAGACGGGCTTCTCCCTAGACTCACTTTAAATTCAAAAAACTATTTATCGGTTAATTTTCTAATTGCATAATCATACTTTACTGTTTCATCCAAAATTTTAATTTTATTTTGTTGAGGACGCTCGATTTTTTAGAGTGGTTTTACTATCAGTCTGGTACCTAAATATTATTATCTATAAAAAAACTGTATTACATATCTTACATTATTTCTATAAACTATTAGAGCAACATAACTGTTTTTTTCAACTGATGATACAACTTTTTCCCAGTCATTTACGTTGTTGATCTTATGATAGACTCCATTCACTGCGACTTCAGTTATTACGTCTCCTACTCTTAAACCCAGTACATATGTATTATCTCGGATTTCCTCTACTATTACTCCATTGATATTACTTCTAATATTGTAATTTTTTCTATCTTCAGCAGTAATATCTCTAACTAATATTCCAAAGTAGGCTGTTTCTGTTTCGGTTGTTGTTTTGCTTCCTAAGGTAACTTCAAGAGTTATTCTTTCTCCAAACCTATCAAGAACAACTTTTACTTTACTACCAGCAGGATATGTCTTTATTAAAGAAGAAAGATCATTAGCACTTTCAATCTTTTCGCCGTTCATTTCGATTATAACGTCGCCTGCTTTTATACCCGCCTTTTCTGCAGCACTTCCAGGTTCTACGTCGGTAACATACGCTCCTTTATCAACTTTTAAACCCAAAGCTTTTTTTAAATCTTCATTTACAGTTGAAATATGGACTCCTAAATAGGCCCCTTCAAAATACCCTTTTTCCATGACAGAGTTTGCAAATCTTTTTGCAACGTTTACAGGAATTGCAAATCCGATATTAACACTTCCTAATTGAGGATCAACAGCTATAGCGGTATTTATACCGATTACTTCTCCATGAATATTTAAAAGAGGGCCACCACTATTTCCGGGATTAATTGTTGCGTCAGTCTGAATTAATCCCACATAGTTACCATTCCCAGTAGGTTTTTGTATGCTCCTATTTGTTGCACTTACAACTCCTACTGTTACGGTATTTTGCAATCCTAATGGACTGCCAATTGCGATTGCCCATTCTCCAATTTTTACTTGATTTGAATCACCTAATGCAAGAGTTGGCAATTTTTCATCACTGTTAATTTTTATTATTGCTAAATCAAGATCAGGATCTCCGCCTATTATTTCTGCTTCATACTTATTTCCGTTTAATAGGGTAACTGTTATTTCTTTGGCGTTTTCTATAACATGGTAATTAGTTAATATATAACCTTCTTCATCAAAAATAAAGCCAGAACCTACTCCTTTTGTTTGATATTCAGGAATCGTTTGTCCAAAAAATCTTTTAAAAAAATCTCTTATATATGGATCTATAGGAATAGAAGATGTCCTTGTTGTTACAATGTTAACCACTGCGGGAGCAGCTAATTCAACTACGTTTACAATAGGATTTTCATAACCTTCATTTACGATGGGAAATGAAGTAAGTGAAACTAATAATGCCACGGTCACAAGAATAATAGATTTTTTCATATAAACACCTCCAAATTTTATTTTTATTAATTAAATTATATATCTACTTCTTAAAGATATCTTAAAAACTTTTATTTCACAATAATTTCTTTCTACTACCTGGTTTTACTATTTCATGTCCCATTTCACATAAGGGGCAATTTTCTGGAGGATAAACGTTAGCTTGAACTTTTAATAAAGAAATAATTTTTTTATCAAGTAAATCTTCCTTTTGGGATCTGTTTACTATACAACCTATACCTGTAATTTCACCACCAAGTTTTTTAACAACATTCGCTACTTCTAAAGTAGATTTTCCTGTAGTAATAACGTCCTCTACAATTAATATGTTCTTACCTTTTTCTATATTTTGTTCTCTTCTCAACATCATTTCGCCATTTTCATTCCTTTCAGTAAATAGAAAAACAGCATTTAGTGATTTTGCCACTTCGTATCCTATTATTATTCCTCCCATGGCAGGAGAAACAACATAATCAATTTTTGAATTAACTTGAGAGGATATCAGTTTTCCAAAAAGTTCGGCATATTTTGGGTATTTCAATACTTTAGCACATTGAATATAAGTGTCGGAATGTAATCCAGAGGATAATAAAAAGTGTCCTTTTAAATAGGCTCCAGTTTCTTCTAAAATTCCATAAATATCTTTTTCTTTGTATTGCTGTGTTTTTTCTTGCATTCTATAAACCTCCAAAAATTTTATTATTTTACTGTTTTTAGAAATTCTAAAATCCGATTAAACAATTGATTTGGTATTTGGATTGAAGTAGAAGAAAAAGGTTCTGCTTTATTTTAAAAATTCAAAGATTTTGTTTAAGAATTTTTCTTTGTTATATATACATTCGAAAAGTTCATGTTTGCCTTTTGAAAAAGAGAAAACTTCAAAATTAGCGTTTTTAATTTTTTCATATTCATATGGGTTTACTACTTTATCTTCTTCTCCGTATAGCAAAATGGTTGGAACATTTATACTATCTATTTCTCTTAGCGCAATTTCAGCTTCTTCAAACATTTGAAGTGCTGTTTGAACAGTAATTTTATCGTGTACCAAAGGATCTTCAATGTATTCTTGACAGGATTTTTGATTAGTTGATAAATCATATGGATTTATTCGATTTGAGACCACTAATTTTGGAAAGATAGAAAGAATATTTAGAAGTATTTTCATTTGGCTTATATTTCCAAGCGCAGGTGAAGAGAGAATAAGTTTTTTAGGTTTTTTTTCGGTGATTTCAACAAATCTGGTAGCTATTAATCCTCCTAAGGAATGTCCCAATAGAATATAGTCATTCGAAATATATTCTTCTAAAAAAGCATACACTTCATAGAAATTTTCTATATCACCTTTTGAGCCGAAAGAATAACCATGACCTGGTAAATCAAAAGTATAAACATCATATCCTTTGTTATTAAGAAGGTTTATAAAAGTTTTATATCTTCCAGAGTATTCTCCTAAACCATGGATTAAAAAAATCTTTTTACCATTTCTTTTCTTTGAAAGAAAATAACGGTTGTATATATTCATAAATAAAATTATCACTTCCTACAATGTTTTTTGATTTTCAATAGCTGCCATTATATCGTCATTTGTTTTATATTTTTTTAGTAAAGTAAGTATAAATTCCAATGCTTCTTTAGGAGACATATCGTTAATGAATTTTCTTAAAATAATAATATTTTTTAATTCATCTTCATCAAATAAAAGCTCTTCTTTCCTGGTGCCAGAAAGTTTTAAATTTATTGCTGGAAATAACCTTTCATTTGCCATCTCTCTAGAAAGTATTAGTTCCATGTTTCCTGTTCCTTTAAATTCTTCAAAAATTACTTCATCCATTTTAGATCCAGTTTCTACTAGAGCAGTGGCTATCATAGTGAGACTTCCACCTTCTCTAACCTTTCTTGCAGCTCCAAAGAATTTTTTGGGGAAAATGATTGCAGCAGGGTCTAGTCCACCGCTTAGTAATTTACCGCTTGAAGGAACATATAGATTATATTCTCTTGCAAACCTAGTAAGGCTATCAATCAAAACTACAACATCATGACCAAACTCTACTAATCTTTTAAAATGGTCCAAAGCCATTTCGGTTATCTTTATTTGACTTTGAGGATCCATATCAAAAGGAGCAGCTATAACATTTGCATCAACAGTATCTCTTATATCAGTAACTTCTTCAGGCCTTTCGTCTATTAAAAGAATGTATCTCTTTGTTTCAGGAAAATTTTCTGCGATTGAGTTTGCAATATCTTTAAGCAAAGTAGTTTTTCCTGCTTTTGGTGGCGCAACAATTAAGCCTCGTTGACCAAAACCGATGGGAGAAAACAAATCTATTATTCGAGAACTGAAAGGGCTATTTTTATGTTCTAACTGCATTCTTTTTTTAGGATACTCGGGAGTAAGGTTTTCAAAAGAAACCCTATCTTTTGCATTTTCTGGTGGCAAAGCGTTTATAGCCTCTATTCGGAGTAAGGCAAAAAAACGTTCTCCTTCTTTTGGTGGTCTAACTTGTCCGGCAACAATATCACCTGTAAAAAGGTTAAATTTCCTAATTTGAGATTGTGATACATAAACATCATCGCTTCCAGGTAATAAAGAATTATCAATACTTCTTAAAAACCCGTATCCATCTTGCATAATTTCTAAAATGCCTTCATAAAAGAAATATCCTATTGATTCAGTTTGTTTTCTTAATATCGCAAACTTTAACTCATTTTTTGACATTCGAGAGTAATTAGGAATTTCGAATTTTCTTGCTATGTCATATAATTCTTTTCTAGTCATTTCATTTAATTTGGCCATGTCTATTTCGACAGCTTGAATGTTATCTTTTGATTGTTTTTTTGTAATTAAAGTATCAGGATTTTCCTCCATTTTATTGCCTCCCTATAATTTTTTTATTATTATCTTTAAAAATTATAAAATACCTCCACAATTCTAATTTTGACCAATTTCTATTTTTTTTAACTTCGTTAGTAACTTTACTGAAAACTGGGAGAGGACTCTGTCCTGGACCTACTATACATTCATAAACTTATTTTATTGGCAAATTTTCTAATTGCGTAATCGGGTCTAACTGCTTTATACATATAAAATTTTCAAATTTATTGGAGAACTCATGTAATAAGCCTGCCTTTTCTATCGATTCGCTGCTTTGCAGCAAGAAAAGCACCACATCCTTTCTTGGTCTTGAGCGGATTCACCACTCTAAAAGAGGAATAAGGATCTATTCCAAACTCACTATAAATTAAAATTTTAATTTCTAAAATCACTATTTGAAATTATCTGACGATGATTTTTTGAGTTTTTTGATATCTACGTTAATGTTAAAAGGAAGGGTTCTGCTGTGAAGCTGCTATAAATTCAAATACTTATTTATAAAGTTCCTAAAGTTGGAGATTTTATATAAAAATCTTCTAAAAATAATTTCACTATAAGTGAAGTTTTTATAACCAAAAAATCAAATAAAAATTTTAGAATATTATATTTACTAAAAAGCTGAAATAAAATGAAGTAATTTCATGTAGCAAAATAAAAGAAAGAAAATATCTGTTAGAATAAAAACTCTATCCAATTTTCCTTAATAATAACGTGTGTTATTGCAATAAAATATTATTTACTTCTTTATTAGAAACAACACTTTTTTCATCATTAGTATTTTGAATATCTACTACAATTTCTCCATTAAAATTTTCATCTAAAGCATATTTTAAAGATAGAAGACCTATATTCAACTGTTCTTCATCAGGTTCTTTAGTGGTTATTTTTTGAAGTGTTAATCCAGGATAAGCAAGGATTTTACCTATTTTTGTATCTATAATTTTTGCCGTAAATCTTTGAAATTCATAAGCCACACCTGCAACAATTGGAAGCAGAACAATTCTTGAGATAATCTTTTCCCATGTGGAATTCCAACCAAAACCACCTGAAATTGCAAATACTATTATAGAAGCGAAAACTGTAATTATCAAAAAGCTTGTTCCACATCTTGGATGAAGTGTAGTATATTTTTTAGCATAAGCTGTTTCTAACGGTTCATTATTTTCATAAGTATGAACACTTTTGTGTTCTGCTCCATGATATTGAAATACTCTTTTTATATCTTTCATAAAAGAGATAGCCCATATATAAGCTATAACAAGAGCCGCTCTAATTAATCCTTCTATAAAGGCAAACAAAAATTCAGACTGAATTTTAAATGGTTTTGTTATTAAAACGGGAAGTACTCCAAATCCTAAAGTAGCGATTACTATTGCAAATAGTATAGCTATAACCATGTCTTTTGTTGTTAGATCTTCATCTTCTTCTCCAGAGATATTTGCTGAATAAGATAAAGCATTCATTCCAATTATCATTGAATGTAATAGAACAAAAAATCCTCTTATTATAGGTATCTTCTCTATAATACCCCATGAATTATCTTTAATAGTTTTTATAGATATCTTTCCATCTTTTCTTTTTACTGCTACTACAGTATTTATACCTTTCATCATTACTCCTTCTATTACTGCCTGTCCTCCAACTGTTTTTGGTTTAACTTTCATCTACTTTTATCCTCCTTAAAACTTCCTCTGCAATACCATCTTCAGTTATAATAAAATAAAATTTCATTGCTTCTTTATCAATTCCATTTTCCCTTTTAAGGAATTTAGAAGCATTCTTTCGTATTTTATATCTTTTATTTATTTCCATTTGCGAAATATCTTTAACAATCTTAAAAAGGTCAACATTTTTTCTGCAAGCATCGACAATGTCTTGTATTATTTCATCATATTTTGACATTTTCTCAAATCGAAATTAAAGATTTTCTTGGAAAGAAGCTTCCTTTGACGTTCTCGCAACTACTTTAAACTTTATTCCGGTTCTTTTTTCAGACCCTACTTCCACCTCCACAAAACCGGGAATGACATAAATTTCTTTACCTTTAGTTTCTATGAACCTTTTAGCAATAGCAATAGCCTTTACAGCTTGGTTAACCGCTCCTGCTCCGATAGCTTGGATTTCTACTTCGTCTGTTTTAGATAATACTCCCGCAATAGCTCCAGCAACTTTATTAGGTGAAGATGAATGACTAACTTTCAATACTTCCATGACTTAGTATTCCTCCTTTTTAGTTAAGGCTATACATATATTGTATCATAAAATTAAGATAAGTCAAAAAAATTAAAAATTTATTTTCAATGATATGATATAATATAACAATATCAAAAGTTTATAGAGTATTGAATTTATGTAAGGGAAAACGGTGAAAAACCGTTACGGTCGCGCCACCGTGAGCGAGGACGAAACTTACCTATAGCCACTGGGGATTTACCTGGGAAGGCGTAAGGAGTAGAAAGATTCGCAAGTCGGGAGACCTACATAAATCCAAGAGTTTCTATCTTTTCGCGCCAAAAAGATAGAAAATGGTTATTTTTAATGGCGTAAATTTTTATAGGAGGCCATTTTATGAAAAAGTTTTTTGTAAGTTTAGTGTTGATTTTGGTATCTGTTTTAGCAGTGTCTCAACTTTCTTTGGTTGATGATCTCGGAAGATTGGTAGTGTTTGAAAATGATGTTGAACATGTAGTTTCAGCGGCACCTTTAGTTTCTGATTACATAAAACATTTAGGTTTAGAAGAAAAAGTTATAGGAGTAACTGATTGGGATACTATTATTCAAAAGGAGAAAATAGGTAACTTGATTCCTTTAAATATTGAAAAAATTGTTTCTTTAAATCCAGAG
Proteins encoded in this region:
- a CDS encoding phosphoglucosamine mutase, yielding MKKLFGTDGIRDIVNENLTVDLAMRLGNAVGSFFKPKYTKLYLARDTRNSGKLLEMAVAVGAAAAGIEVESCGIFTTPALAYVTHKEKALGIVISASHNPPIYNGLKVFCEGYKVSDETEEKLEDIILKGLMDYCNYREIGKYLEDSAKQEYIDYVISLYKDKLDETNLKIAIDVAHGAAGAIIDSIFGALSLNYHVYNNEPNGFNINDNCGSTSPDFLSKKVKEKGYDLGILFDGDADRCLFIDRYGNVVDGDHLMAINALKLRKQGRLKKNLIVTTVMSNLGLEEYLNKNGIILLRTDVGDKYVLERLLKEEAILGGEQSGHVIFLDRSTTGDGIITALETLETIKFFSKSLEELTSVVPKYPQYLKNITVKDKFKVINDKRLEGLKKKYEGIENFRIVVRTSGTEHKVRIMSEGISKELVDECITEFSNLIENIDNE
- a CDS encoding Do family serine endopeptidase, with the translated sequence MKKSIILVTVALLVSLTSFPIVNEGYENPIVNVVELAAPAVVNIVTTRTSSIPIDPYIRDFFKRFFGQTIPEYQTKGVGSGFIFDEEGYILTNYHVIENAKEITVTLLNGNKYEAEIIGGDPDLDLAIIKINSDEKLPTLALGDSNQVKIGEWAIAIGSPLGLQNTVTVGVVSATNRSIQKPTGNGNYVGLIQTDATINPGNSGGPLLNIHGEVIGINTAIAVDPQLGSVNIGFAIPVNVAKRFANSVMEKGYFEGAYLGVHISTVNEDLKKALGLKVDKGAYVTDVEPGSAAEKAGIKAGDVIIEMNGEKIESANDLSSLIKTYPAGSKVKVVLDRFGERITLEVTLGSKTTTETETAYFGILVRDITAEDRKNYNIRSNINGVIVEEIRDNTYVLGLRVGDVITEVAVNGVYHKINNVNDWEKVVSSVEKNSYVALIVYRNNVRYVIQFFYR
- the pyrE gene encoding orotate phosphoribosyltransferase, whose product is MQEKTQQYKEKDIYGILEETGAYLKGHFLLSSGLHSDTYIQCAKVLKYPKYAELFGKLISSQVNSKIDYVVSPAMGGIIIGYEVAKSLNAVFLFTERNENGEMMLRREQNIEKGKNILIVEDVITTGKSTLEVANVVKKLGGEITGIGCIVNRSQKEDLLDKKIISLLKVQANVYPPENCPLCEMGHEIVKPGSRKKLL
- a CDS encoding alpha/beta fold hydrolase encodes the protein MNIYNRYFLSKKRNGKKIFLIHGLGEYSGRYKTFINLLNNKGYDVYTFDLPGHGYSFGSKGDIENFYEVYAFLEEYISNDYILLGHSLGGLIATRFVEITEKKPKKLILSSPALGNISQMKILLNILSIFPKLVVSNRINPYDLSTNQKSCQEYIEDPLVHDKITVQTALQMFEEAEIALREIDSINVPTILLYGEEDKVVNPYEYEKIKNANFEVFSFSKGKHELFECIYNKEKFLNKIFEFLK
- the rho gene encoding transcription termination factor Rho, with protein sequence MEENPDTLITKKQSKDNIQAVEIDMAKLNEMTRKELYDIARKFEIPNYSRMSKNELKFAILRKQTESIGYFFYEGILEIMQDGYGFLRSIDNSLLPGSDDVYVSQSQIRKFNLFTGDIVAGQVRPPKEGERFFALLRIEAINALPPENAKDRVSFENLTPEYPKKRMQLEHKNSPFSSRIIDLFSPIGFGQRGLIVAPPKAGKTTLLKDIANSIAENFPETKRYILLIDERPEEVTDIRDTVDANVIAAPFDMDPQSQIKITEMALDHFKRLVEFGHDVVVLIDSLTRFAREYNLYVPSSGKLLSGGLDPAAIIFPKKFFGAARKVREGGSLTMIATALVETGSKMDEVIFEEFKGTGNMELILSREMANERLFPAINLKLSGTRKEELLFDEDELKNIIILRKFINDMSPKEALEFILTLLKKYKTNDDIMAAIENQKTL
- a CDS encoding DUF1385 domain-containing protein, whose protein sequence is MKVKPKTVGGQAVIEGVMMKGINTVVAVKRKDGKISIKTIKDNSWGIIEKIPIIRGFFVLLHSMIIGMNALSYSANISGEEDEDLTTKDMVIAILFAIVIATLGFGVLPVLITKPFKIQSEFLFAFIEGLIRAALVIAYIWAISFMKDIKRVFQYHGAEHKSVHTYENNEPLETAYAKKYTTLHPRCGTSFLIITVFASIIVFAISGGFGWNSTWEKIISRIVLLPIVAGVAYEFQRFTAKIIDTKIGKILAYPGLTLQKITTKEPDEEQLNIGLLSLKYALDENFNGEIVVDIQNTNDEKSVVSNKEVNNILLQ
- a CDS encoding stage V sporulation protein S, with the translated sequence MEVLKVSHSSSPNKVAGAIAGVLSKTDEVEIQAIGAGAVNQAVKAIAIAKRFIETKGKEIYVIPGFVEVEVGSEKRTGIKFKVVARTSKEASFQENL